Part of the Aquimarina sp. MAR_2010_214 genome is shown below.
TTATTCTCATCTTGCGGGTTTAAAGCTATTCTACCAATTCCTCCAAAATCTTTGGTTTTGTTCAGGTATTCCCAGCTACGTCCTCCATTTACACTTTTTAAAACTCCAACACCTCCAATTGCATCTAGGTTATTGAAAGGTTCGCCTGTTCCCACATATAATGTCTTTGGATCATTTGTTCCTACAGCAACCGTAGATGTTGACAAATTGGGTATTTTATAATCTGTAAGGTTCTCCCAGGTAGTTCCGGCATCTTCGGTTACCCAAAGTCCACCTCCTACAGTACCCGCATACCACTTGTCGTCATTATCGGGAGCTACTACAATACCACGTATCCTTCCTGGTACATTTACAGGACCTCTTTCTTTCCACTTAATGATACTTGAATTCTTGGCAGTAGACCTATTTTTCATCGCTTTTCGATGCTCAGTCATTAAGAAACCATCTTTATATGTAGATTCCTCGGCTCCAATAGGTTTTAAAAGATTTGCCTTATACTCTGCAATAACCTCAATTCCTTTCTTCTTACTATAATCCTTGTTTGTTTTGCGCTTTTTGGTTGTTTTTACATTTACAGCACTTGTTTCTGTATTTCTTTGTTCTGAATTCTTATCGCACGCAGAATAAACGATTAGCAGAAAGATAAGAATAGCCAATTTCCTAAAATAAAATTTGTGTGTCATAAGTTAGTTGTTTAATTTAATAATTGTTATTTGTGTTTGTGTATTTGACAGAAGTAGATCATCAGGATTTTCAGAAGTCGGTTTTTGTTCCATCCCGATGTAAGGAACAAGCTTTATCGAGGTATTATCATTCCAATCAACATTAGATCCTCTAAAATAGCCTTGTTTTATAATATTCTTTGTCACTGTATTATAAACAGTGTATTCAAAATGAATAGCTGGATCTCCAAGTTTTATTATCTTTTTGACATGAAGTTCCATTGATTTATTTCTATTTAATTTTGAAATAATCATATCATTTTTAATAGGTGTAACAGGCTGATGTGATAGTTTATCTTGGGTAGTTTTATTTTCTACAGTTTTACACTGAGCAAAAGAGAATATGGTTAAACCAAAAAAAAGGATACTTATAATTTTTCTCAATACCATCGATACTATTTTATAAATCGCTTATGAAAGTTTTATTAACTGTTCGTTAAATCGGCAATTACTTTCGGCTTTTGGGGAAGGAATATGATGAAAGCTTATACACTTTTTTATAAATAATAAAAGACAACCGCATAACGCACCTCTAAAATAGCTTTTATTTTTTTAAAAATCAACTACTTATCATATGATTTAGCAAAATAAGTATAGCTCTATTTCATGTGCACTGAAAAGCTTCTAGGCAATTATTTTTTAATTCGAAACCTAGACATACCATATATTCAACAACACATATGCTTTTAAATGATTATAGCTAAAGCTACAAACCCATATTAATTTACTTGCTAACTTAAGTTATAGACAGAATTAGCTTCAATTTTGAAATTATCTTATAGACTTTTCAAAACAGAGCTATGCACCTATAACTATTTTAGTTAATTTCCGTATTAAGGAATACTTTATATAGAAAAGGTTATAGAATTATAAGATACAACTCTAAAATTAATTTATTCTTTGATGGTTTTGGTAGTAAAATCAAACATTCACGCCATACATTTTTTCTCGCAGTTCCTTAATTTTTGGATCACTCATATACTCATCAAATGTAGCATAACGATCAATAACTCCGTTTGGCGTTAGTTCAATTACTCTATTACCCACAGTTTGGGCAAACTCATGATCATGAGTAGTAAACAAGACTGTGCCTTTAAACTTTTTTAACGAGTTATTAAAAGCTGTAATTGATTCTAAATCCAGATGGTTTGTAGGTTCATCTAGCATCAACACATTAGCTCTTGTCATCATCATTTTAGATAACATACAACGAACTTTTTCACCTCCGGATAATACATTTGATTTTTTTAATGCTTCTTCACCGCTAAAAATCATTTTCCCTAAGAATCCTCTAATAAACACTTCCTCTCTTTCTTCTTCTGTAGTTGCCCATTGGCGTAGCCAGTCAACTAGTGTAAGGTCATTTTGAAAATATTCACTATTATCTGCTGGCAAATATGATTGAGTAGTAGTAATCCCCCAGTTAAATTTACCAGAGTCTACTTTTTGTTTATCATTTAGTGCCTGGTAAAATGCAGTTGTAGCTCTTGAGTCTTTAGAGAAGATCACAACTTTATCTCCTTTATTTAAATTAATATCAATATCTTTAAATAGTGTATCTCCATCCTGGCTTGCAGTTAATCCTTCTACATTCAGGATTTGATCACCTGCTTCTCTATCTCTTTCAAATATTATAGCAGGATAACGACGACTTGATGGTTTAATATCTTCGATATTAAGTTTTTCTATCATTTTTTTACGAGAAGTAGCTTGTTTAGATTTTGCTACATTCGCACTAAATCGTGCAATAAACTCTTGTAATTCTTTTTTCTTCTCTTCTGCTTTTTTATTCTGCTGAGCTCTTTGTCTTGCTGCTAATTGAGAAGACTCATACCAGAACGTATAATTACCACTATAGTGATTAATCTTACTAAAATCAATATCAGAAATATGTGTACATACCGCATCCAAAAAGTGACGGTCGTGAGATACTACAATAACTGTATTATCAAAATTTGCCAAAAAGCTTTCTAACCATGAAATAGTTTCATAATCTAAATCATTTGTTGGCTCATCCATTATTAAAACGTCTGGATTGCCAAACAAACATTGTGCTATCAATACTCTAACACGCTGTTTGGTATCAAGATCAGACATCTGGGTATAGTGCAATTCTTCTTTGATACCTAAATTAGAAAGCATTGCTGCTGCATCACTATCAGCATTCCAACCATTCATTTCTTCAAATTGTACTTGTAGCTCACCTATTTTCTCTGCATTTTCATCTGTATAATCTGCATAAAGGGCATCTATTTCTTTCTTTATTTTATAAAGAGGTTTATTCCCCATAATTACAGCTTCTAGTACCGTATACTCATCATATGCATAATGGTTCTGTTCTAAAACAGACATTCGTTTCCCTGGTTCTAGGTGTACATGCCCAGATGTAGGTTCCATTACACCAGAAAGGATTTTAAGAAATGTGGATTTCCCAGCACCATTGGCGCCAATAATACCATAGCAATTGCCCTGTATAAAAGAAGTATTTACTTCATCAAAAAGTATTCGCTTACCAAATTGAACAGAAAGATTAGAAACTGATAGCATGAGTATGAAAAATTGTAAGGTTTAAATTTGCGGCAAAAGTAGAAAAATGGATTCAGAACCTGAAACAATCCATCATTAATTTAGAGACTTTTCCTAATAGTTTACTTATTATCAAAAACTGAAAATTGAAAAGTTTTAGCACCTCAATTCGTTAATATGTTTAGAATTAACTTATAATTAACAA
Proteins encoded:
- a CDS encoding ABC-F family ATP-binding cassette domain-containing protein; amino-acid sequence: MLSVSNLSVQFGKRILFDEVNTSFIQGNCYGIIGANGAGKSTFLKILSGVMEPTSGHVHLEPGKRMSVLEQNHYAYDEYTVLEAVIMGNKPLYKIKKEIDALYADYTDENAEKIGELQVQFEEMNGWNADSDAAAMLSNLGIKEELHYTQMSDLDTKQRVRVLIAQCLFGNPDVLIMDEPTNDLDYETISWLESFLANFDNTVIVVSHDRHFLDAVCTHISDIDFSKINHYSGNYTFWYESSQLAARQRAQQNKKAEEKKKELQEFIARFSANVAKSKQATSRKKMIEKLNIEDIKPSSRRYPAIIFERDREAGDQILNVEGLTASQDGDTLFKDIDINLNKGDKVVIFSKDSRATTAFYQALNDKQKVDSGKFNWGITTTQSYLPADNSEYFQNDLTLVDWLRQWATTEEEREEVFIRGFLGKMIFSGEEALKKSNVLSGGEKVRCMLSKMMMTRANVLMLDEPTNHLDLESITAFNNSLKKFKGTVLFTTHDHEFAQTVGNRVIELTPNGVIDRYATFDEYMSDPKIKELREKMYGVNV